The genome window GCTTCCCCATTCCCAGAGGAACACAGAAAAGGGCGTGTGGTTTGGAATATTCCGAATTCTTTGATGTAGGCTTCCTGTGGATTGGAGATGATACAATTTTTGCTTGGAATGGCATTAATTTCTGGCATGCCCTTTTGCATCTTCAAGTCCATCAGAGCTAAGCACATTCCCAGGGCGGCCAGCTCCTTTCCTGGCACAGGTTCTTGTGCTTTTGACACCTTGTGTAGCTGGAAGACATTAATcaagcacagctttttccccattGCTCACTGCACTTTGAAGAATTCCTTCCTATCCTGCAGCTCTTCAAGGCACCAGAGGTGACCAACATAGGTGTTAAAACTGTCAAGTGCAAGAAATCTTAAGTTGATTAATCACAGATGCTCAATTGATTAATCAGCTAACCAAATATTgagaaattaaaatccattttcgCACTTGAGACCCACAGTCTTTGTGCATTTCCCCTGGTGGCTTCTCCCCACTAGGTATTCTCAGCAGTTCTGCTTCTGTACATGGAGGCTCAATTGCAAACCGAAATATTCTGCTTCTGCACAAGGAAGTTCCATTGTTAATTATAATGGATAATAAAGATCACTCTCATCAAAAGCTCCCAGCAACAGCCAACCAAGAATGAGACGGAGCTGCCTTCTCAGCATACCAGGCACAAAGAAAATGGGAGAAGGGGGTTGCCATTTGTTCATCAGCTTATAAAAGTACTCAATGGCAAGTAGGAGGAAAAGAGTGAATTGTTAACTAGCTTCAAACACACTCTGTACATCtggcttattttgttttattccccTGTTTGAGTGTACTAGCAAGCAGctactttcttttttaattaacagCAACCCGCCACACAGAGCGCAGTCCTATGGAGACAAGCAGTAGGGAAATGCTTCAATTTCTCAATTTCTTCATTTCAGGCAGTTGCCAAGGGCAGGAAGAGAACTGGGAATCCCAGTCTCAGATTGTTGCCTTTGGATGCTTTGACAAACTTTGCTCCTGTTTGAGAGCCAAGGTGGAGCAAAGCCTCCGTTTGGAAGCAGCCCCAGTTAAGCAGAGGGAGAGCAGCTAACTGTGGTTTATTTATTGGGTTTCTGCCCCGCCCTTTTCTGATGAATTGGGCTCCGGGCAGCTTCAAACAAAACCCGAAACAATTTATATGCTCTATACATTTAAAATCCCAATTGGAACAACTCAATGGCACCTTAAACAATAAGGGGGACCAATCAAAGGGGGAAGGATGTCACAGGAAGAcaactaaaataataataagggaaaggggaggaaggcgGCCAGCCGGATGAAAtcatcactgtcctcaaccatagacctgatggaatttctctgtcttgcaggccagTGGAATTGAATCAGGTCCCACAGGTCCTGGGTATCACTtgaaagagagttccaccaagtTGGGCCAgtgctgaaaaggctctggcccttGTCAAGAACAGCCAGATATCTGCCTTTGCAAGTAGCTGAAGTTAGTTTTGAACTGCATGAgagatgggaaaggaaaggagtgtcACCAGTTAAATGGGATGACCCAAGGCTCAGGGTCTCCCAGTCTCTGTGAGTGGCTTGAGGTCAAGAGATGGTGGTTCTCAGCCTGTGATCCACAGTTGAATGACGCTGAATGACACTGAATAACAGAGGCCTACTGTATTGGGTTGTAGTGACAGGGATGACGAAAGGAAGGATGAGTTAGCAGTTGGTTGGTGCTTTCCCCAGGTCAACACTCTTAAGACAGTTCCTTTAGACCCTCTGCCAGCATAGGTCAGTTCAGAGATCAGTTTTTATGAACGTTACCTGTGGAAGGTATCAACACCTTCCAGAAACCCAGCTGCGATTTCCCTGAGTACATTAATGCTCGATTGATACAAATTAAATACTATCTGTATTGGTCCACTTGAATCAGCAACTATACCCTTGTGAAGAAACTTTCTCTGCTTGCCTTCCCTGGACACTTAAGCTCATGCAATGAGCAAGTGAATTCTGTATCTCTTAATGTCCACAAGTGGGGCTGGAATcaactgctctaaccactgcctAGCCTATGACTGTTGGACATTTATAAGATAGCTTCTAGAAGCACAGACCACTTGGCATGCTTGTTTTGGTGTCAGAAATTCAGGGACTGCCTCAGGCAGTGGGTGTTCGAGACTGAAAAGGGTAGCTTGAAGGGGAGATGAACAGATCTGGGCTACAGAGCATGGGATGTTTCCATGTGGATAGCACTGTTCCAATTTGTTCTCAACAAACTTGCACAGGAGAATCCTTCAAAAGAAAGCCAAGAAggtgtagtagttagaatgtCAAGCAAGGATGAGGGTAACTGGGGTTCAAGTTGATCTCATCCATgaaacttggggtggggtggggtggggggaagacctTAGGCCATCTCTGTTAGgacactgggccagtcactctctctcaattTCTCTCACAGGATAACTGTGATAATAAATCAAGGGAGGGTGAGGCATGCATGCTTCTCTGAGCTTCTAGGGTGGGAAGGAAATGTCAGAAGCACAGAGCCTCCTTGTGCTATAAAACCTCTGGGTCCCACGCAATAGTAGGGACAGTTGTTTGAAAAGATTTAAAGAACTAGTGACACTGAACAGAATCTTTTATCTATCTTTTAAACTGGCATAAATCTATTAATTTAACTGTTCTGAAACAACTGTCAGTATGTAAAAATGGGCGTGTCTTGACTCTTTCTTAGCCTCGGTTTGGTTTCAGTCCTTCTTTTATacaggcttttttgtttttcttgcttcctagtttatctgcacaacaaccctgtgctgtAGGATAGCCTGACTGGCAGAGAATTATGATAACCCAgtaatgaaaaaaataacaatagtGGGCTTCCAGCAGTCTTTGGTTCACTCCTGGGTAGTCCACaccaaaaaggaaggaaggagactaTCCAAAAACTCACAGATGTCTTCAAAGTTTCTATTAACAGCTGATAAAGCAAACTCGCAATGCAAACTGCCAGCAACTGCAGTGGAATATTTATAGCATGCTCACCAGTAGCATGTTTGGCTCTTCGACACAGATACAAACAGCTCTGTTGGCCACCAACTTGCAGCCACCAACTTGGACACATGTGGTGGCCATGAGGCAAGAGAAGGCGATGACTTGCCAAGAACAGGCAATCCAGAAAAGCGGGACatgatgaaatttaaaaaaaaagaatcactgaAAAGCCAGTGACAGAGATGCAGCTGTAGACATTGGAGGAGCACCTGGTGTGAGGATGCTATCTTCCCAACTGCAGCTCTGCAATTTGCAAGTAGCAATCCTGATCTCCTCCGCCCAATGATAAGCTTTACCTGCTGACTTAGAAGCCTTTGAAGGGGTTAGGACACAATGAAAAAGTGGTCCTCAGTGCACAGTTTGGTTCAAAGACTTTTCCAAGAAGAGAAGTGGAAAGCCTTGCCTTGGGACGTCTGTGCAGCAAACCtaaacacaccacacacacatgaTCTCGCAGGTCTGGAGGGGGGCAGTCCTATTTGCAGTGTGGTAGAAGAAAccgggagtttggatttatgctccacctttctctcctataaggagtctcaaagcagcttacaaactccttccctgcctttccccacaacagacaccttttgaagtaggtagggctgagagagttctgaaagaactgtgactagcccaaggtcaccagcaggcttcatgtagaggagtccacctgctcataaccactacaccatgctaccgTTTTGGATAGCACTTAGAATTCATAAGCAGCTGAACAAGGGAGGAGTAAGGCAGGGAAACTGTGCTGAGTTCCATCCAGGGTGCCTTGCAATGTGACTGAAGCCCTCTTGTGATAAAGGATGCAACCTGCattctcatcagcccctcccaTGCCCTAAAACACTGGATGGGGAATGTTAAGGCAATACCTCTGAGAAGGACAACAGTGGTGAGAAAATGCCCCTGAAACTGCAGTGCAAATATCTCTCTACTAGCAGGTTCACCAGAGAACCCGAGAGTACTCTTTTATGTTGTAAAAACATGGCGTATAATCTGTAGGGAAAATAAATGTGCATCCTGGAAATGAAGGGCCACTGCACAGGAGCGAGAGAGTGTTCTGACTCCTGGCCATTTCAGGGAGGACAGCATAGGAAAGCTTCCAGCAGATTGTATGCAAGACTCGCAAGAGGGTGTGGTTAGTGGGTGCGACTTTAATGATTCTGTAGATTCCTGGTCCTAAGAGGCAGGGAGGAGGTTGGAATTCTGTGCAACCAGAAAAGCCTGCAAGCGTAGCACTTTTTAGGATCCAGAACATTCAGCGATCCTCCCCTAGAAGCCCAACATGCACACTTCACTTTATGCTGCTCTATTtggaatttgggggaggggggtggtgggaaAAGACCATTTTCATGTAGCAGTAAAGAGGCCAGGTGCTCATGGGGATGAtgctgccctgctgctcccaccTGCCCAGCCTGTTAGCATGAGGTACCTTGGACCATGCGGTAGACATTCACACCGGGGTGTCTCTTTGTAAGAGCAGTATCCCAGTTGCAGGAGAATCTCTTGGAGAAAGCCAGTGCGTGGGCTCCGTCTGTATGGTCCAGGCTTCTTGGGCAGCATGGTGGAAAGACCGGCACGAGGGCAGCTCCCTCCCCACTGTGAAAATATCAGAATTGCTGTGCCAACAGGAAGAGTTCTGACAGCTTCCAGCCCAGGCCACGCCCTTTCCAGTTTCGCCTTTATCAGAAACTGCCAGCATGGTTTCAAGGAGGTTAAGACAAGCGTGGAGAGCCGCGAATCACTTTCTGcttcttaaaaaaatgaaaacctcaAGAGGCTGGGAAAGTCTCTTGCTAATCTACCAGGACATTTCCTGTAAGTTAAAAAAGTTGTTTTGTGATGGGATAAGAGGAAATGGAGTTCCTTAaaactcttttttccccaaaaacccTGGGGTCCCCTTTTGAAAAGAATGATTTGCAAAAAAAGGTCATGAGCATTTTTGGGGCACTTCTTAGAGGCTCCTACAAGGAGAAAGCTGCTACTgaaaggctgtttccccactaaTACTTAGCTTCTACTTATAGCGCACAGTCACATAAGAGGAACGGGTTTGTACTGGTCGGTTCTCACCCTTATGGGGCAGCAGGCTGGTCCAATAGGCCGGGCTGGTGCCCCACACGAACAGATCAGATTCTCTTGGACAAGACACCCAAATCTTCTGCGGCATGATGGAGGTTCTCTGGCAGAGAATTTAAAGGGGAAGGATCGGATCCCATCAGCTTTTCCAATCAATCTCGCCTCGTTTCCATCCTTGTCACAGACCCTGTTTTGCACGGCTTTGGCCCTTGGCACCCCACAGTCCCCAGCATGGTCACAACAATGGTCAAAAgaatccccacctttctcttttgccTCTGAGATTGCAGCCCTAAGATTCCTGTAGCTAGATGGTCAGAAAGCCACTGAGCTATGTAGCAGATCAGTCGTATCTTCTCTGCCTGCTCAGCAAGAGAGAAGCACTGGAGACACAGAGAAAAAGGAGCACACTTTCTTTTTCTGAGTAAGCAGGATCTTTCCTTTTCCACCCAAATCATTTACATTCCAGTCGTTGACAGATTCTCCCCAAAGACCTGCAGCGGCTCCACCCTCCCCTCTGCCTTTCCCAGAGAAGGCCAAACCACGTTTTCAGGTTGTGCTGCTTTTCACTTTGGGCGTCACCTTTCCCCCTGAAGCTCTCAGGAGCACCTCCGATTTCAGAGGAGCTGAAAAGCCGCCTTGCGTGCATCGACCTGCTTTCTGCAGCCTTTGCTGAGACTTGTGAGATTTAGGATTTTCCTCTCCCCATCCTACAAAGCTGCCTGACAGCAGGAGCTGCCAGATGCACCCTGTCCCAGCGTTTACCACCCCTAGTGCCCTGAAGAACTGGAGACCAAAACTACAAAAAAAGGCAGGCGTGAAAGTGAACttttattggggaaaaaaacgGTAGCAAATCACCACGAACCACAAGAGGCCCTCTTGAGATTGCTATTCTCAACCCGCTCTGAagagcccccccaaaggcccacCACCTCTGTTTCCTTATGACAGGATGTCCCAAGTAAGAACCCTCCCCCTGCAGAATAAGACACTGAAAGAAACAAAGGATGGCTCTCGCTTAGCTCTGCCCAGACGCTATTTGAGACCCAAACAAGATTTACATTTCCTGtcgttttatttttttctctccataaAATTAAATACTCAAAAGGAAGTGCAGTCCTCCGCGGCAGGTCAGGAAGACTTTTGTGTTAAGCACGTGTTGATACTAGAAACAAGAAATTAAACTAAGCTAGGAGTGTCCAGTTGCAGCAGAGTTCACGTACCAGGAACAACCAGGGACAGGGAAGCCTCCCCAAAGCTGCCTCATGAGGAGTGTGGTAAGGCAAGTCCTTGAGTCCCCTGCCAATTAATCAGTCCCCTTGTGTTGGTGGAATCAGGTTGGAGCTTCCAGGAACTGGAGCTGCCTCCTTCTAGAAACAGGATgggtttggaaaagaaaaaaaaagaggggcgGACGGGGAGTTACCATCATTCGGTGGTCTGCAAAGTTCAGTTTCTGGGATCTTCACCggcttctcccccttcttctcctgcACATTCCGCCGTCCATAACGTGAGGTTGTCCCTGAGAAGCTGCATGATGAGGGTGCTGTCTTTGTAGGAGTCTTCGCTGAGCGTGTGCAGGTCCCCCATGGCCTCGTCGAAGGTGGACTTGGCCAGCTTGATTGCCTCCTCCGGGGCGTTGGCGATCTCATAGTGGAAAACGGAGAAGTTGAGGGCGAGACCCAAGCGGATGGGGTTGGTGGGCTGCATCTCCTTCTTGCTGATGTCCATGGCCTCTTGGTATGCTTTCCGGGCATTGTCAATTATCTGCTTGCGGTCATCCCCAGTGGCCACCTCAGCCAGATAGCGGAAATAGTCACCTTTCATCTTCAGGTAGAACACCTTGCTCTCTGGGTCACTCGCTTTCTTTATGAGGTGCTTGTCGAGGAGACCTAGCACGACATTGCAGACGTTCTTCAGTTCACTTTCGATCTTCTCCCGGTACTCATTGACCAGCTGAGCTTTGTCATCTCCTTCCTCAGTCTTGTGCTCAATGCTGGAAATGACCCTCCAGGCAGACCTCTGACAGCCAACCACGTTCTTGTAGGCAACGGAGAGGAGGTTGCGTTCCTCGTTGGAGAGCTCAGCTCCATCCTCCACCACCGCTTTCATAAAGTCAGCCATGTCCTCATAACGCTCAGCCTGTTCGGCCAGCTTGGCTTTCTGCACTTGGTGGTTCCTTGCCATTTTGGAGGTCCGCAAAAGGGAGAGGTGATGGGGCAAGGAGGCTGGCTATGAGAGGATTCAGGCAGCTGCTCCAAGAGCTGTCAGAGTCTCTGCTGAGTTCAGCTCTTGGGATCGGCTTTTGGCTTGGCGTCTCAGCCTGGAGCAAGAACAAGGCGTGGCGAAGAAGCTCTCAGTGAACCCTCCCTCCCAACTTCCTTTCATTCAGCCTCTCCTTAAAAGGAAAGTTGTAATGATTCACCTTGGAGCAAGAGAGTGAACTGAAAGCTTACCTGGTAAGGATGCACTAACACAGCCTGCTTGGAGACATCTTGGGCAAGAGGTCATCACCAGCCCTAGCACAGGCTTCAATAGAAAAGATGGACCACAGTGGAGAAGCTCCAGCTTCCCTCCAGGGGGCAGTATACATACACCTGTCCTGTACCACTATTGATCCAACTCTTATTGTTGGGATTCTTTACCCTGCACTTCCTTCAAGTCCAGCTTATCTCCTCAAACCCTTTGAAATCTATCTCCCTTTCTAATCATAAAGCCAATCCTGATTGTCTGGAccatattagaagaagagtttggatttataccttgcctttctctcaaagaggcttacaagctcctttcccttcctctccccacaacagacaccttgtgaggtaggtggggctgagagagttcagagagaactgtgactagaccaaggccaCCCAGCCGACTTCATGCATagcagcgggaaaacaaatccagtttgccagataacagtccactgctcatatggaggagtggggaatcagagtccaccgctcttcaccgctacactatgctggctctactTTGGGCTACCAGTGGGCATGTGTGATGTTTGAATAATGTTCAGTTGtggtgggggattttttttttacacatagtAATAAACTATCCCCCTAGCCAAATTTttcggatctcagaagcttaatAGGATAGGTGGGTCccagttagtacttagatgggagactgccGAGgacatctagggttgccagtcagagtcaggcaatggcaaaccacctctgattatctcttgccctgaaaaccctacagcagcaCTATAAGTCAGCAAATTTATAAACagcaaacatataaacaaacaaaccataaaGGCCAGGATGAAGAGTTCTGCTTGGTTTACTCCTAGTTACTTGGAGCTCTTGTACTACCTTGGCCAGTGAAGGCTATCTAAATAAATAGGAAGAATCTGATGTCCTGAGCTTAACTTccaccatctccaaacatctcagGCTGTGAAGCTGGGAAAGACTTTGGGAAGAGTTTCTGTGTTAGAGAACAGGCAGCAGTGAGCAAGCTGGGCAGACCAGCCATTCAATTCAGCataggacccagagtcaaatacctgtcacctctgctactcaaaaaagagtatgcatctgacttgcaaaagattacctttctgttggacagctccagtagtgatgcaaacgatgcagtcaccaaatttttggatttgtacataaaacagcgctttaggagcaaatcctgaacatcagccttccctacctgtacatttattttagcttccctctacttggttaagtggatctgtgtatataatgttgttatgccaataaaggttccttgttgttgttgaattcagcataaagcagcttcCAAGATCTATTGCAAAACGTTAGGAAAATAATTCTATCTTCAATGCAGCATGGAGCAAATACCCGCAATAAGGCTGCCTTCACGTAAGACCACCGGCAGCAGCAGAAATCCCAGAGAATTATGAAAGGTTTATTATCAAGCCCTACCTGCCTCTATCTGAGCTGCACTACCAGGTGAACTGAGAATCCCATTCCATCTGGAGCCACCTTTCTTGAACTGTTCTAGTGTATTGCAAGCTCCCTTGGGGAAGCACAGGGCATAGATGTCTTTCTGATTTAAAATACATAGAACTCATGTAGGCTTAGGTCACATGTCTACCTGAACTCTTAATTCTGCTTGCCCCCTCCCTCAGCATCAAAATAATTGCCGCAGAGGGGCCTAACAAACCTTCTCTCTGTGTGCTCGTCTACTCGTGGCAATAATTTGCTTCAGCCTATGCACAGTCACAATGAAGTTTCACTCTCAGAATGAAACTTGTTTCCACTTGCTAAGAGATGATTCCGTCCTTCTGACACTGCCAAAAAAGAAACCACACGAAAAGGCTTTATGACACATTCCTTGTGCTGCTTTGTGGACCATGGTGATGCATCCCAGGTTAGCACAAGGGGAGGGGACGGGTGGGGCTGATAACTCAGCTGCTTCAGTTTGTGAGTGAATTGCTCCACGGGATGACTCACTAATCTTTCTTTCTTAGTGTGGGCAAAATTCTTTAGTCGCTTCTCATTCCGGTGATACACAGCTGGATTCGGAACCTTTCTTCTCAGCCCAAGAAGACTGGGTGGGATGAGCAAGGAGGGGACGCTGGAAGAAAGAAGGCGTTAACGGCGGAGCACGCCCAGACCTTCCCAGAAATTCCAGCTTCGAACACAGATAGCCATCTTCTGTATTCTCAGGGGCTTCACCTtctctagaccataggtgtcaaactcgcagccctccagatgttatggactacagttcccatgatgctggcaggggattatgggaactgtagtccataacatctggagggccacgagtttgacacctgtgctttagactcTGATCCAGAGGCCAGAGATGTATGTTGCCAGACAAGCTTCTCTGTCAACGGGGACCCCCAAACTTAGGCTCCTCTGCATGGGCATTCTTCATGCTGCTTCAATTTCTCTTCACGATTTCTGCATGCAtgtttgtgcctttagttttcactttatttgttttattgatgtttcCCCTGAGACGTTTACCTCAATTTCTTTTCCTGGAAGCCAGttttgagtccccccccccccccccgcacagtgtttcattcagttttctttgtcctgaccactcccacccacctccaatCCGCTTTCTGGATGACTGGATTGTCGTCATTATCAAACCACGCCCACTTGCTCCCCCCCTCTCCAGCCTGAAGAGGTGTGCTTtcaattttgatttaaaaaaacaacacaacagcCCTTACATCAATATAAGcaggcacaaacacacacacacacacagagtttcggtctagcaggttctctgaattccctaCTTTCATTTAGAACAAAAAATAAGtctctgcctttttttccttatatctctgcaagaAAAGTGGTTGGGGACtcgtttttaaaaaaaggaaaactggtaattcagagaacctgataaaCCTATCAGTACAATGGTGTATCGATATAACGATAGCttgtgccatttaaaaaaaattcagaagccTTGGGGTGAGTGTGGGCACGGTGCGGGATGGCTACTTCCAGTGCCGGGGGAAAGTGGCGTCGTTTGAAAGGGGCTGAGCGCTTCATATATACTTCATAAATAGATAGGATGCAGAACTGACCTCTTTTTAGGCTTCCCCCTGCAAAGACCAGCAGGCCTTAACCTTCCGTGGTAGCCAGCTGCAGCCCACTGCCATGGGAATGGTACCCGTTCCCTCCAACAGCTTTGTGTATGTCAGTGGAGGCCTCCTTTCCTCTTCATCCCTGAGCATTTGttcactttcagttttttaaTTGGGCCGTGatctcaatatatcaatataagaatgcacaaaaaataaaaagggggaggtGGTCTTGTGACACCACCACTGATGACagaaagccaattggccatgctggcgggggctgatgggaattgtagtcatgaatatctggagagccgcaggttgcagacccctggtgtaaggcatgtgtgaaagaaaataaacagactccccaactgtgaaaatgcaggggGACGGCAGACATGCAGAAGGGCTGTGCCCAAAGAGCTGATTCCAATGTCTGTGGACTGACTGCAGAGAAAATCAGAAGTAAGGGGAGTGAGCAGAAAAGCCCCTTGTCAGACTGCAACCACTAATGGAACATTGTGAAGAGGTAGTGGGTATCACAATAAAACAGCTGCCACGGGAAGTCATAACCAATCCCAAAATATCTGCCAAGAGAGCAGAGACTGATGATGAAATTTTGGGACATGATGAGCCAAGCTTCCTCCTATGATGGAGGCAAATGAGTGTTCCTCGTAGGTGCAAAAGGGATGCATTCCCATGTGGAGGGAAACCAAGGTTAGCAATCTAATTTGGGGAAGAAGTGGGCTTCCAGCAACATACAAGCAGGAGCCATGATACCCAGGGGCATTATGTGGGATTTATcagatttttatcccatccttcttccAAGTTCAAAGCAGTATTCCCTCATACGTGGTTTTATCCCCCTActgcacaggcgtcaaactcgcagccttctagatgttcatgaactacaactcccatcagcccttgccagtatagccaatgctcatgttgggagtgactgatgggaactgtagttcatgaaatctggagggccgcaagtttgaaaCCCCTGCCCTACTAtagtctcacaacaaccttgctaAGCAAGCTAGGTTTAGGCAGAGGACTATTTGGCTTATGGACACTAGGCGAACTGCATGGCAGAGCAAGAATTTCAATCCAGGTTTCCATTGTAATCAACAATCCCATTCTCAAGCACAGCGTTGAAGACAGATTTATACATTGTGTGTATATCTCCTTATCAAGCTTTAGACGATTAGCATTCTGATGTGGAATGTCATCCTTAAAACTTGACACCATTTTCCACAGGAGTGAAACTATGGGAAAACTTATTTACTTTCACTTGATCCCAGATTGGTCAGGCCCCACCTGGCACCTCAGGGGACAGCTTGGGCGTTCCAGGGTTATAACATGTGCATGCgcgcacatgcacgcacacacacacacacacacacacaaacagacattTCTCCTGAAGGATGTGGTTCTGCTTCAGGGATGGGGCATTTTCCCCAGCAGCAAAACTGCAACCTATTAATTCTTTCCCCAGCTATGAGAACTGCTGTGAGTTGGAATGGGGTGTGAACAGTGGTTCTGTGGCTTGTCACAGGCACCTCTTATGTCTTCATTGTCTCACTGTCCATAGAactgagtgttttttttaaaggagacacAGAAATTAAACAAGCTGGAATATGGCCAGTAACAGTAATCCATCACACATGTTTTCATCAatgaaaaaaactgaattaaTCTGCATTCATTTCCCAATGAACAAATCACAACTGTGCTTTAAAAAGCACCTTTTTCACAATGGTTCAACTGTGTgtatctgctttttaaaaggtattcCTCTTGTAAAGATGGGATATTCCTCCTAATGCATTACAAAGCATACAAGTTGAGTCTGGGTCCTAACCTTGTTTCAGGTCTTAGCACAAT of Sphaerodactylus townsendi isolate TG3544 linkage group LG06, MPM_Stown_v2.3, whole genome shotgun sequence contains these proteins:
- the SFN gene encoding 14-3-3 protein sigma; translation: MARNHQVQKAKLAEQAERYEDMADFMKAVVEDGAELSNEERNLLSVAYKNVVGCQRSAWRVISSIEHKTEEGDDKAQLVNEYREKIESELKNVCNVVLGLLDKHLIKKASDPESKVFYLKMKGDYFRYLAEVATGDDRKQIIDNARKAYQEAMDISKKEMQPTNPIRLGLALNFSVFHYEIANAPEEAIKLAKSTFDEAMGDLHTLSEDSYKDSTLIMQLLRDNLTLWTAECAGEEGGEAGEDPRN